Proteins from a genomic interval of Streptomyces sp. NBC_00820:
- a CDS encoding methyltransferase domain-containing protein, producing the protein MTDIRPTTAARTAAPYDASSIVVFSGLEAVRRNPSMYIGSTTADGLHHLVFELLDNAVDEFEAGHCREVTVTLDADGGCAVADDGRGVPVDPHPDSGRPACEVVLTTLHAGGKFTGASYTHSAGLHGVGLSCVNALAQWLRADIRRDGGHHRQEFARGEALGELTRLGPAADTGTTITFRPDPAIFDTTDFSAHALCERLQEIAFLHPGLTVRLADERTGQHVEFRFEGGVRAFLARLNENATATHPTPVVIAGRADEADFDVALQWTEGYTEEIRSFVNGVRTDQGGSHVDGIRVALAHAINGFASAHGMLDEHTGERITTVDVLEGLTAVVSLRMGAPRFDGQTKKRLQNPEIGTFLQRWVEREFSRRIQQDEDLGRRVVSRALDAARARLAARLAGRTARFQRRELEIDYKVYQRQFGIRSRNWHDSCEWLTDEGLLKQHAELADVTPNGRMLDVCCGSGVVGGAFRGKVGEMIGLDITPEMVAIASTRLDRVDQGTVYELPYEDNSFDLVVTREVLHLLPQPEGPVSEIFRVLRPGGQFIVGQIVPFAEEDAFWMYRVFKKKQPLLYQMFREQDFRNLLLGAGFTDVVMKEYLLWESIDTWIDTHETTPAHRQEIRRLFYDAPPEVRAVHPFEVGADGSIRDQWRWCVYSLRKPR; encoded by the coding sequence ATGACTGACATCCGTCCCACGACGGCCGCCCGCACCGCGGCACCCTACGACGCCTCGTCGATCGTGGTCTTCTCGGGGCTGGAGGCGGTACGCCGCAACCCCTCCATGTACATCGGCTCGACCACCGCCGACGGACTGCACCATCTCGTCTTCGAACTGCTCGACAACGCCGTCGACGAGTTCGAGGCCGGCCACTGCCGCGAGGTCACGGTGACCCTGGACGCCGACGGCGGCTGCGCGGTCGCCGACGACGGACGCGGTGTCCCGGTCGACCCGCATCCGGACAGCGGGCGCCCCGCCTGCGAGGTGGTGCTCACCACCCTGCACGCGGGCGGCAAGTTCACCGGCGCCTCCTACACCCACTCGGCCGGACTGCACGGCGTGGGGCTGTCCTGCGTCAACGCCCTCGCCCAGTGGCTGCGCGCCGACATCCGCCGCGACGGCGGCCACCACCGGCAGGAGTTCGCCCGGGGCGAGGCCCTCGGCGAACTCACCCGGCTCGGTCCCGCGGCGGACACCGGCACGACCATCACCTTCCGGCCGGACCCCGCGATCTTCGACACCACCGACTTCTCGGCCCACGCGCTCTGCGAGCGTCTCCAGGAGATCGCCTTCCTCCACCCGGGGCTCACCGTCCGCCTCGCCGACGAACGCACCGGACAGCACGTCGAGTTCCGCTTCGAGGGCGGTGTGCGTGCCTTCCTCGCCCGGCTGAACGAGAACGCGACGGCCACCCACCCGACGCCCGTGGTGATCGCCGGGCGCGCGGACGAGGCGGACTTCGACGTCGCCCTGCAGTGGACCGAGGGGTACACGGAGGAGATCCGCAGCTTCGTCAACGGCGTCCGCACCGACCAGGGCGGCAGCCATGTGGACGGTATCCGGGTGGCCCTGGCCCACGCCATCAACGGCTTCGCCTCGGCTCACGGAATGCTCGACGAGCACACCGGCGAACGCATCACCACCGTCGACGTGCTGGAGGGCCTCACCGCCGTCGTGTCCCTGCGCATGGGCGCCCCCCGCTTCGACGGCCAGACCAAGAAGCGGCTGCAGAACCCGGAGATCGGGACCTTCCTGCAGCGTTGGGTGGAGCGCGAGTTCAGCCGGCGCATCCAGCAGGACGAGGATCTCGGGCGGCGCGTCGTCTCCCGGGCCCTGGACGCCGCCCGTGCCCGTCTCGCCGCCCGGCTGGCCGGCCGCACCGCCCGCTTCCAGCGCCGTGAACTGGAGATCGACTACAAGGTCTACCAGCGCCAGTTCGGCATCCGGTCCCGCAACTGGCACGACTCCTGCGAGTGGCTGACCGACGAGGGTCTGCTCAAGCAGCACGCCGAGCTGGCCGACGTGACCCCGAACGGGCGGATGCTCGACGTGTGCTGCGGCAGCGGTGTCGTCGGCGGCGCCTTCCGCGGCAAGGTCGGCGAGATGATCGGCCTGGACATCACGCCCGAGATGGTCGCCATCGCCTCCACCCGCCTCGATCGCGTCGACCAGGGAACCGTCTACGAACTCCCCTACGAGGACAACTCGTTCGACCTGGTGGTCACCCGCGAGGTCCTCCATCTGCTGCCACAGCCCGAGGGTCCCGTCTCGGAGATCTTCCGGGTGCTGCGGCCCGGAGGGCAGTTCATCGTCGGGCAGATCGTGCCCTTCGCGGAGGAGGACGCCTTCTGGATGTACCGCGTCTTCAAGAAGAAGCAGCCGCTGCTGTACCAGATGTTCCGCGAGCAGGACTTCCGGAACCTGCTGCTCGGCGCCGGCTTCACCGACGTCGTGATGAAGGAGTACCTGCTGTGGGAATCGATCGACACCTGGATCGACACCCATGAGACCACTCCGGCGCATCGGCAGGAGATCCGGCGGCTCTTCTACGACGCCCCGCCGGAGGTCCGGGCGGTCCACCCCTTCGAGGTGGGCGCCGACGGCTCCATCCGCGACCAGTGGCGCTGGTGCGTCTACTCGCTGAGGAAGCCACGGTGA
- a CDS encoding rubrerythrin family protein, with protein MTQPSDGFLKGVHAKLATEALTVQRYTYFAQIAEIEGHTETAKLFRELAASVACVAHGHLDVLRDRLPQTLGDTALNLASSLSEALRDAEGTYPDLTADAFEEGQIDVASWLTTAGALKKAHVAKLDAALRELTDSADRSNALTTVPGGSDD; from the coding sequence GTGACCCAGCCGAGCGACGGCTTCCTCAAGGGCGTGCACGCGAAGCTCGCCACGGAGGCCCTGACCGTCCAGCGCTACACCTACTTCGCGCAGATCGCCGAGATCGAGGGCCACACGGAGACCGCGAAGCTGTTCCGGGAGCTGGCCGCGAGCGTCGCCTGCGTCGCGCACGGACACCTCGACGTGCTGCGTGACCGCCTGCCCCAGACCCTCGGGGACACCGCCCTCAACCTCGCGTCGTCGCTGTCCGAGGCGCTCCGGGACGCCGAGGGCACCTACCCCGATCTGACCGCCGACGCGTTCGAGGAGGGGCAGATCGACGTGGCCAGCTGGCTGACCACGGCCGGTGCCCTGAAGAAGGCGCATGTCGCCAAGCTGGACGCCGCCCTGCGCGAACTCACCGACAGCGCGGACCGGAGCAACGCCCTCACGACCGTGCCGGGAGGAAGCGATGACTGA
- a CDS encoding class I SAM-dependent methyltransferase, with the protein MTISREDVTGHFAVRAATYDRSSSWCTDGDLAEVVLAETSPRTFDRVLDVACGTGLVSRVFHGRTAEVVGVDITEEMAGQARPYLDRLVITPAESLPFEDGSFDIVVCRQGVQFMNLPDAVEEMVRVTRPGGRITVVNLCAYGVADRDEYFEILRLRNPVRRHFFLPGDLEELVRKAGCETVTSRRYVSVEDVDVWSDNGAIDEERRERIREVYRGASPEFRSLHAVREADGRFTDHMLFAVVTGHKPGPLDAEEVR; encoded by the coding sequence TTGACCATCAGCCGAGAAGACGTCACCGGCCATTTCGCCGTGCGCGCCGCCACGTACGACCGGTCCAGCTCCTGGTGCACCGACGGCGACCTGGCGGAGGTCGTCCTCGCCGAGACGTCCCCGCGCACCTTTGACCGGGTCCTCGACGTCGCTTGCGGCACCGGGCTGGTCTCCCGTGTGTTCCACGGGCGCACCGCCGAGGTGGTCGGGGTGGACATCACCGAGGAGATGGCGGGACAGGCCCGGCCGTACCTGGACCGCCTGGTCATCACCCCGGCCGAGTCGCTTCCCTTCGAGGACGGCTCCTTCGACATCGTGGTCTGCAGGCAGGGCGTGCAGTTCATGAACCTGCCGGACGCGGTGGAGGAGATGGTCCGGGTGACCCGGCCCGGCGGCAGGATCACCGTCGTCAACCTCTGCGCCTACGGCGTCGCCGACCGCGACGAGTACTTCGAGATCCTCCGGCTGCGCAACCCCGTGAGGCGCCACTTCTTCCTGCCCGGCGACCTGGAGGAACTGGTCCGCAAGGCCGGCTGCGAGACGGTCACCAGCCGTCGGTACGTCTCCGTCGAGGACGTCGACGTGTGGTCGGACAACGGGGCCATCGACGAGGAGCGCAGGGAGAGGATCCGCGAGGTGTACCGCGGCGCCTCCCCGGAGTTCCGGTCCCTGCACGCGGTGCGCGAGGCCGACGGGCGGTTCACCGATCACATGCTGTTCGCGGTCGTCACGGGCCACAAGCCCGGTCCCCTCGACGCCGAGGAGGTCCGGTGA
- a CDS encoding sulfotransferase family protein, whose product MTSVGPDRTDGPVLIIGTERSGSNLLRLMLDAHSRITVPHPPHFMRYFAPLAERYGDLAHEDNRARLVADALGLLRRHIHPWPHPVDADRVTKAATPTLFGVVAAIYEEHRRAEGASRWGCKSTFMVDHVEEVLAEYPGARFVWLVREPCDVAASAKRAVFGPSHPYRMALLWRRQQERALAAQDTWGPDVVRLLRYEDLVAAPERELTALCAFLGERMEPAMLAHHTTVAARQTSALSESWRQAGKPVSTSRVGAHRTALTERERLLVDKVTGPVKQALGYPVDPRAPGVAGPSPFGLALRSALLRLRIEARSLRHDRNYRSRLSRDVYVRLLRLRTLHGR is encoded by the coding sequence ATGACATCGGTGGGCCCGGACAGGACCGACGGTCCCGTACTGATCATCGGGACCGAACGGTCTGGTTCGAATCTGCTGAGGCTGATGCTGGACGCGCACTCGAGGATCACGGTCCCGCATCCGCCCCACTTCATGCGGTACTTCGCTCCACTCGCCGAGCGCTACGGCGACCTGGCGCACGAGGACAACCGTGCCCGCCTGGTCGCCGACGCCCTGGGCCTGCTCAGACGGCACATCCACCCCTGGCCGCACCCGGTCGACGCGGACCGGGTCACCAAGGCCGCGACTCCGACGCTGTTCGGAGTGGTCGCCGCGATCTACGAGGAGCACCGGCGGGCCGAGGGCGCGTCCCGCTGGGGCTGCAAGAGCACCTTCATGGTCGACCACGTCGAGGAGGTACTCGCCGAGTACCCGGGCGCGCGCTTCGTCTGGCTGGTCCGCGAACCCTGTGACGTGGCGGCATCGGCCAAACGCGCGGTGTTCGGCCCCAGCCACCCCTACCGCATGGCGCTCCTGTGGCGCCGGCAGCAGGAACGCGCCCTGGCCGCACAGGACACGTGGGGGCCCGACGTGGTGCGTCTGCTGCGCTACGAGGACCTCGTGGCCGCCCCCGAGCGGGAACTGACCGCGCTGTGTGCCTTCCTCGGCGAGCGTATGGAACCGGCCATGCTGGCCCATCACACCACGGTGGCGGCCCGGCAGACCTCCGCGCTCTCCGAGTCCTGGCGGCAGGCCGGAAAGCCGGTCAGCACCAGCCGGGTCGGCGCGCACCGGACGGCCCTGACCGAACGCGAACGGCTGCTGGTGGACAAGGTCACCGGCCCCGTGAAGCAGGCGCTGGGTTACCCGGTGGATCCACGAGCGCCCGGCGTCGCCGGTCCCTCACCGTTCGGACTCGCACTGCGGTCCGCGCTGCTGCGACTGCGGATCGAGGCGCGTTCGCTGCGCCACGACCGCAACTACCGGTCCCGGCTTTCCCGGGACGTCTACGTGCGTCTGCTGCGGCTGCGCACGCTGCACGGCCGATAG
- a CDS encoding B12-binding domain-containing radical SAM protein: MAPKSLAIELYANADDSVDQRYMRQMREQDTTPVRTDPSLPRFTLLVGPSPFTMPRGWEFFLTSPYEGATYISTVLHNAGYPVRIVDVRYDLDPLKSAYDQIVGQTDVLGVCTFEDNFPFCRELMAKVREAEPNVPIICGGSLVTSVPHIFMDSTDCDVAVISEGEITILELMESYSAGKWEQDLPNIHGLWYKTAEGETKRTRPRGQMMDLDALPRMRLDLWPQAQSPMGLQPQIISSYSRGCKMDCSFCYRTTPQVRAKSPEKMDRDMAWLKSQYNIDFSFFVDLTFSSHRRQTLEICDVIKDHDIRWTCLTRCADMDVPRINAMRDSGADIILYGVESLGSEVLREARKGSSENLTVRAMRTTFDAGVRFGSLLIVGLPNESEESLNHMVDFAESYNHVTRVKYLSAMPGTTVYKQAVGSGTIRSEIDHLNWLSIEQALHEDEFLNVSGLDEQMCRDAYKRIYDAYQPGPVMDFRHYPENFQYFHPQSDDGLARSTDYAGQGWRAQWSSGAGPLAPGSERYTLDQCASPETAAAGSSLMRSGAKLMGDTAATGQA, translated from the coding sequence ATGGCGCCCAAATCCCTGGCCATAGAACTGTACGCGAACGCCGACGACTCAGTGGATCAGCGGTACATGCGCCAGATGCGCGAGCAGGACACCACGCCCGTGCGGACGGATCCCTCGCTGCCCCGCTTCACCCTCCTCGTGGGCCCGTCCCCGTTCACCATGCCGCGCGGCTGGGAGTTCTTCCTGACCTCCCCCTACGAGGGCGCGACGTATATCTCGACGGTGCTGCACAACGCCGGTTATCCGGTGCGCATCGTCGACGTCCGCTACGATCTCGACCCGCTGAAATCGGCCTACGACCAGATCGTCGGCCAGACCGACGTGCTGGGTGTGTGCACGTTCGAGGACAACTTCCCCTTCTGCCGTGAACTCATGGCGAAGGTGCGGGAGGCCGAACCGAACGTGCCGATCATCTGCGGCGGTTCCCTCGTCACGTCCGTGCCCCATATCTTCATGGACAGCACCGACTGCGACGTCGCGGTGATCAGCGAGGGCGAGATCACCATTCTGGAGCTCATGGAGAGCTACTCGGCCGGGAAATGGGAACAGGATCTTCCCAACATCCACGGCCTCTGGTACAAGACCGCGGAGGGCGAGACCAAGCGCACCCGGCCGCGCGGCCAGATGATGGACCTCGACGCACTGCCGAGGATGCGGCTCGACCTGTGGCCCCAGGCGCAGAGCCCGATGGGTCTGCAGCCGCAGATCATCAGCTCCTACAGTCGCGGCTGCAAGATGGACTGCTCCTTCTGCTACCGCACGACACCGCAGGTGAGGGCCAAGTCCCCGGAGAAGATGGACCGGGACATGGCCTGGCTGAAAAGCCAGTACAACATCGACTTCTCCTTCTTCGTCGACCTCACCTTCAGCTCGCACCGCCGCCAGACGCTCGAGATCTGCGATGTCATCAAGGACCACGACATCCGCTGGACCTGCCTGACGCGCTGCGCGGACATGGACGTGCCGAGGATCAACGCCATGCGGGACTCGGGCGCCGACATCATCCTGTACGGCGTGGAGTCGCTCGGCAGCGAGGTGCTGCGCGAGGCCCGCAAGGGCAGCAGTGAGAACCTCACCGTGCGGGCCATGCGCACCACCTTCGACGCCGGTGTCCGGTTCGGCTCGCTGCTCATCGTCGGCCTGCCCAACGAGAGCGAGGAGTCGCTGAACCACATGGTCGACTTCGCGGAGTCGTACAACCACGTGACTCGCGTGAAGTACCTGTCGGCCATGCCCGGCACCACCGTCTACAAGCAGGCCGTCGGCAGCGGGACCATCCGCTCCGAGATCGACCACCTCAACTGGCTGTCCATCGAACAGGCCCTGCACGAGGACGAGTTCCTCAACGTGAGCGGGCTGGACGAGCAGATGTGCCGGGACGCCTACAAGCGGATCTACGACGCCTACCAGCCGGGCCCCGTCATGGACTTCCGGCACTACCCGGAGAACTTCCAGTACTTCCACCCGCAGTCCGACGACGGTCTGGCCCGCTCCACGGACTACGCCGGCCAGGGCTGGCGGGCCCAGTGGAGTTCCGGCGCCGGCCCGCTGGCGCCCGGCTCGGAGCGGTACACCCTCGACCAGTGCGCGTCCCCCGAGACCGCCGCCGCCGGCAGCAGTCTCATGCGGAGCGGGGCGAAGCTCATGGGTGACACGGCCGCCACCGGGCAAGCATGA
- a CDS encoding sulfatase has product MGNVLFVSLDTVRADVAYSGRMPGIEALRRRGVTFRQAISSAPLTPISHASVFTGLQPTRHGIRHLLREKLRPDVTTIAERLRAAGYNTGAVVSCPGMNKWYGLDRGFDFYDDEIPRLPDGSDPLTVGDVKMRGLALKRAPLVVDRALEWLAGQQEPFFLFAHFFDAHWPYEPPEDVGVPVDNPYEGEVAYSDHYLQRLLAGIEEQGHALDDLLIVLFSDHGEDLAGWYPNDHAGDLGHPYEEGHGCLLFDATQHVPMIFSGPGLPRGAAVDSQVRLVDIAPTVLDLLGMEKADGDGASLTEFFTDGEGTSRPAYSETYYPEERRADGQYPDLLPLTSVRFSDDAGRRKVIWHVGGDRVDAYDLTADPHEQQGQALVVPGDQQG; this is encoded by the coding sequence ATGGGAAATGTCCTGTTCGTATCCCTCGACACGGTGCGGGCCGATGTCGCCTACTCGGGGCGGATGCCCGGTATCGAGGCGCTCCGCCGCCGGGGCGTCACCTTCCGGCAGGCGATCTCCTCGGCGCCCCTCACCCCGATCAGCCACGCCAGCGTCTTCACCGGTCTTCAACCCACCCGGCACGGCATCCGCCATCTTCTGCGCGAGAAGCTCCGGCCCGATGTCACGACGATCGCCGAGCGGCTGCGCGCGGCCGGCTACAACACGGGCGCCGTGGTCTCGTGCCCCGGCATGAACAAGTGGTACGGCCTGGACCGCGGCTTCGACTTCTACGACGACGAGATACCCCGCCTGCCGGACGGCAGCGACCCGTTGACGGTCGGGGACGTGAAGATGCGCGGCCTGGCACTCAAGCGGGCGCCCCTGGTCGTCGACCGCGCGCTGGAGTGGCTCGCCGGGCAGCAGGAGCCGTTCTTCCTCTTCGCGCACTTCTTCGACGCCCACTGGCCCTACGAGCCGCCGGAGGACGTCGGCGTGCCCGTCGACAACCCCTACGAGGGCGAGGTGGCGTACAGCGACCACTACCTCCAGCGGCTTCTCGCCGGGATCGAGGAACAGGGGCACGCGCTCGACGACCTGCTGATCGTCCTCTTCTCCGACCACGGTGAGGACCTCGCGGGCTGGTACCCCAACGACCACGCCGGGGACCTCGGCCACCCCTACGAGGAAGGGCACGGCTGCCTCCTGTTCGACGCCACCCAGCACGTGCCGATGATTTTCAGCGGACCCGGACTGCCGCGCGGCGCCGCCGTCGACAGCCAGGTACGTCTGGTGGACATCGCGCCGACCGTCCTCGACCTGCTCGGCATGGAGAAGGCCGACGGCGACGGCGCCTCCCTCACGGAGTTCTTCACCGACGGCGAGGGCACCTCCCGCCCCGCCTACTCGGAGACGTACTACCCGGAGGAGCGGCGGGCCGACGGCCAGTACCCGGACCTGCTGCCGCTCACCTCGGTACGGTTCTCCGACGACGCCGGCCGACGCAAGGTGATCTGGCACGTGGGCGGTGACCGGGTGGACGCCTACGACCTGACGGCCGATCCCCACGAACAGCAGGGACAGGCCCTCGTCGTGCCCGGAGACCAACAGGGCTGA
- a CDS encoding GNAT family N-acetyltransferase, giving the protein MKPEWYTKIAEVPQWPADPRHNVFLTPGWTTSVEGALTDRQRYVLRRDETGAVRASAALYAIGPGVPPFFTPAGLASGHLRNESLLSVLSAGERQRAAYLAERIEATLGRSVVCTAPFGFTHGLSWSGRPDVLRPLVREMDEARGAWEADCSAVLYVEEGEREVREALEQEGYQAVQTGATCVLPITFDSFEGYLDTLSRRRGVLRERRVFEESGFTVGLESIEDNLDTIADMQARLQEKYGSPYDFEGERAVFRSVVENVGEYAHMLVGRRDGELLAFAVFLERAGVIHVKMAARDVGRAGTDSFAHFNLGYYAMVQEALRRGVREINYGPEGYTTKLRRGCVPRKLFWYLKGPEALGDDLAETCRLVTLMHERRIESIVEGAKGGS; this is encoded by the coding sequence ATGAAGCCGGAGTGGTACACGAAGATCGCGGAGGTGCCGCAGTGGCCTGCCGACCCGCGGCACAACGTCTTCCTCACGCCTGGCTGGACGACGAGTGTCGAGGGGGCGCTCACCGACCGGCAGCGGTACGTGCTGCGGCGCGACGAGACCGGCGCGGTGCGTGCCTCCGCCGCGCTGTACGCGATCGGCCCGGGTGTCCCGCCCTTCTTCACTCCGGCCGGCCTGGCCTCCGGGCATCTGCGCAACGAGTCCCTGCTGAGCGTGCTCTCGGCCGGGGAACGGCAGCGGGCCGCGTATCTCGCGGAGCGGATCGAGGCGACGCTGGGCCGATCGGTCGTGTGCACGGCCCCGTTCGGCTTCACCCACGGACTGTCGTGGTCCGGCCGGCCCGACGTGCTGCGTCCGCTGGTGCGGGAGATGGACGAGGCGCGGGGTGCGTGGGAGGCCGACTGCTCGGCCGTTCTCTATGTGGAGGAGGGTGAGCGGGAGGTCCGTGAGGCACTGGAACAGGAGGGCTATCAGGCCGTCCAGACCGGCGCGACCTGTGTGCTGCCGATCACCTTCGACTCCTTCGAGGGCTATCTGGACACCCTCAGCCGCCGCCGCGGCGTCCTGCGGGAGCGTCGCGTCTTCGAGGAGAGCGGCTTCACCGTGGGCCTGGAGTCCATCGAGGACAACCTCGACACGATCGCGGACATGCAGGCCCGGCTGCAGGAGAAGTACGGCAGTCCCTACGACTTCGAGGGCGAGAGGGCCGTCTTCCGCTCCGTGGTGGAGAACGTCGGCGAGTACGCGCACATGCTGGTCGGCCGTCGCGACGGCGAACTCCTGGCGTTCGCGGTGTTCCTGGAGCGGGCGGGTGTCATCCACGTGAAGATGGCGGCCCGTGACGTCGGCCGCGCCGGAACGGACAGCTTCGCGCATTTCAACCTGGGCTACTACGCGATGGTCCAGGAGGCGCTGCGGCGCGGCGTCCGGGAGATCAACTACGGCCCGGAGGGCTACACGACCAAGCTCCGGCGCGGTTGTGTCCCCCGGAAGCTGTTCTGGTACCTCAAGGGGCCCGAGGCACTCGGTGACGACCTGGCGGAGACCTGTCGCCTCGTCACGCTGATGCACGAGCGGCGGATCGAGTCCATCGTGGAGGGAGCGAAGGGCGGGAGCTGA